The genomic interval TCGGCGTGAAGCATATAAGGATGTTCGACAATCTCCTTTTGGTATGCTCTGAAATCAGCAATATCAAATCCCGGACTTGCAGAGCGGTTGAATGCCTTAACTTCCAGAAGGTTCTGTGTTAAATCGTCTGGGTTGAGAAAGAAGTCAGGTGGCATCTGAGTGTTTTCACTTGGCGCGTATTCAATATGGTTCTTATCTAACCAGCCTTGTACCCATTCTTGAATAATGTTGCCTACAACATCTTTTTGCTTTACAGTGATATTGACATCCCCAAAATCGAAGGTGATTCTCCCTTCGATTTCAAGAATGCGGTCATCGTTTATCAGCTTGTCATATACTTGTTGCGCAGATAATCTCATTTCCCGTAGTCCTCCTCGTATATATCAAGAACGCGACCTGCAACTGCCTTAATAACTGGAACAACAACAGTATTTCCCAAAAGATCATAACCATTTTCGATGGTTGTATCGAATTTATAATCATCCGGATAGCCAAACAGTCTCAACCCCTCTCGGAGCGTCAACTGTCTAATTCCGTCTCCGTCAGGTACAAACAAGTGCTGCATATCCATTGCAACAAGTGTCGGTGCAATGCCGTGCGGGTCAAGCACTTTTGAAACTTCAAAGGACATTTTTCCAGCGACAATGTTATAGCCAAGGGGCAAAGAAGTGTCCTGCTCTCGTCTGTTGCCCACCTTCTTTTTTGGATGCTCTTTACGAATATATTTTAGTTTTACAAGGTGTTCAAGCATTTCTTCAAGTTCCGGAACATCATAAAACGTTCTAATTTGATCGATTGTCAACGGCATACCGTCCATCCAGTCGATGCCGAATTCTTCCGCCCACTTTTTCTTTCTCCGTTCCTTCAGCATGCGGTTAAGAAGGTCTTTTTCTTGCTGAGTGGTAACTCCTTTATAATCAATATCCCAGCTATGAATATTGTTTTCTCCGCCTCTTTTATCCTTGATTGCCTTGCCGTACAGTTCATTCACGGTGTAATGAGATAGCAGCAGTTTGACAAATTTGCTCTCGGATGTGGGCAAACCGTTTTCAAGAACATCGGACAGTGTGGAATGTACCGGCTTGAATTTACTCAATGCAGGAGCGGACTTTTTTGTTCCTACGATGTAAATTCTCTTGCGGTCTTGCGGAACACCAAATTCTTTTGCATTGAGGACTTTCCACGAAACGTGATAGCCTAGTGCGTCCAGATGCTCAAGAATCGTTTTCAGCGTTTTACCTATCTTGTCGTGGGGGTTCTCTCGATCGTGATTTACAAGCCCTTCTACATTTTCTAAAACAAAACCGTATGGGCTTTTTTCTGCCAGAATTCGCTCAACATCAAAGAAGAGCGTCCCTCTGGTATCTTGAAATCCAAGCCTTTTCCCGGCGGCGGAGAATGCCTGACAAGGAAAGCCGGCGAGAAGGAAATCGAAAGCGGGAATATCTTTTGCACCCACCTTTGTGATATCTCCGGTAATGGTTTCAGATGGATGGTTTTGCGCCAGAACATCTACAGCATACGGTTTTATCTCGGAAGTGAATACACATTCCGATTTGTACCCTTTTTCTGCACAGGCGAGTTCAAAACCCTTTCTGATACCGCCAATGCCAGCAAAAAGGTCAATGAATTTAATCGTATGCATTGCTATCTTCCTCCTGAAGATAATGATTGACAATATATTTTGCCATAAAACGACCGCTTTTTCAAGCAGTCAGAACGAAAAACGGCATAGCGGAAAGCGCAAATTGTTTCATTCTGTTTTTGCTATAAGAATAAGCGAAACGAGATTGTCAAATATTGAAAAGAGTGGTCCGGCAGAAGCCGGACCACTCTTAAATTTACAAATGCAAGGTTTCTTACTCGCCGAAGTAGCGCTTGAGCAGACCCTCGAAGGCCTTGCCGTGGCGGGCTTCGTCGCGGGCCATCTCGTGCACGGTGTCATGGATCGCGTCGAGATTGTACTGCTTGGCCAGCTTCGCGAGCTGGAACTTGCCGTCGGTCGCGCCGTTCTCGGCGTCGACGCGCATCTCGAGGTTCTTCTTCGTGCTGTCGGTGATGACCTCGCCGAGGAGCTCGGCGAACTTCGCGGCGTGCTCGGCTTCCTCGTGGGCGGCCTTCTCCCAGTACAGGCCGATCTCCGGGTAGCCCTCGCGGTGCGCCACGCGCGCCATGGCCAGATACATACCGACCTCGGAGCACTCGCCCTCGAAGTTGGCTCTCAGGCCGTCGATGATCTCCTTCTGCACGTCGGCCGGAACGTCCGCGCCGAACGCCTTGCCCACGCCGACGACGTGCTCGGCAGCCCAGGACTTCTCAGCCTTCTGCTCGATGAACTTGGAGCCGTCAACATGGCACACCGGGCACTCGACCGGCGGCTGCTCGCCTTCGTAAACGTAACCACAGACACTGCAAACCCATTTTTTCATAGTCAAATTCCTCCTGATGTTTTGATTTCGATCGTTGGTTGTTTTATTCGGAAGCGGATCCCTTGTCCGCTTGCTGACAAGTTTTGCACAGCCCCGTGAACGTGATGCTGCACCCGAGCACCTGCGCGTCCGTCACGCCCTGGGCGAGGGCACACAGCTGCGCCTCCGGCTCGCCGGGCAGCGGCACGTCGATGACCCGGCCGCACTGCACACAGTGCAGGTGCGCGTGGGGGTTCGTGCGGGCGTCGAACCGCTCCTGCCCGCGGAACACGCCGACGCTCATCGCGTCGCCCTCTTCGGCGAAGAGGCTCAGGTTCCGGTACACCGTGCCGAGGCTCAGGTCGGGATAGTCCGGCTTGAGCTGCTGGTAGAGCTCCTGCGCGGTGGGGTGGGCGGTCGTCGCTGCGAGGGCTTCGAGGATGACCTGCCGCTTTTTGCTGTTTTTGCGTGTGGGCATCGAAGCACCTCCTTGAAAATCAGTAACAAGAATTATTACTGATATGAAGATACCACAGGAAACCGCATTTGTAAAGCCCTTTTTGCGAATGATTCTCAAGATTGTGCATTCTGCTGCATTTCCCGCGCCCGGTTTTGGCATTTGTGCGCAAAATGATCGGCCGCGCGGTGGCCGCGCGGCCGGAAGGGAGGAGAAAAATTTGCGCATATGCGCAGGGAGAGCACATGACCGGTGCCGCGGCGGCCACGCC from Clostridiales bacterium carries:
- a CDS encoding NADH peroxidase, which encodes MKKWVCSVCGYVYEGEQPPVECPVCHVDGSKFIEQKAEKSWAAEHVVGVGKAFGADVPADVQKEIIDGLRANFEGECSEVGMYLAMARVAHREGYPEIGLYWEKAAHEEAEHAAKFAELLGEVITDSTKKNLEMRVDAENGATDGKFQLAKLAKQYNLDAIHDTVHEMARDEARHGKAFEGLLKRYFGE
- a CDS encoding transcriptional repressor, which translates into the protein MPTRKNSKKRQVILEALAATTAHPTAQELYQQLKPDYPDLSLGTVYRNLSLFAEEGDAMSVGVFRGQERFDARTNPHAHLHCVQCGRVIDVPLPGEPEAQLCALAQGVTDAQVLGCSITFTGLCKTCQQADKGSASE
- the dcm gene encoding DNA (cytosine-5-)-methyltransferase; amino-acid sequence: MHTIKFIDLFAGIGGIRKGFELACAEKGYKSECVFTSEIKPYAVDVLAQNHPSETITGDITKVGAKDIPAFDFLLAGFPCQAFSAAGKRLGFQDTRGTLFFDVERILAEKSPYGFVLENVEGLVNHDRENPHDKIGKTLKTILEHLDALGYHVSWKVLNAKEFGVPQDRKRIYIVGTKKSAPALSKFKPVHSTLSDVLENGLPTSESKFVKLLLSHYTVNELYGKAIKDKRGGENNIHSWDIDYKGVTTQQEKDLLNRMLKERRKKKWAEEFGIDWMDGMPLTIDQIRTFYDVPELEEMLEHLVKLKYIRKEHPKKKVGNRREQDTSLPLGYNIVAGKMSFEVSKVLDPHGIAPTLVAMDMQHLFVPDGDGIRQLTLREGLRLFGYPDDYKFDTTIENGYDLLGNTVVVPVIKAVAGRVLDIYEEDYGK